A region of Paenibacillus sp. 37 DNA encodes the following proteins:
- a CDS encoding response regulator has translation MIKVLIVDDDKLVRKGISSAMPWKEFSMEVVGEASNGAKALDFLKTQPVDLMLTDLAMPVMSGIELMRAARQLYPELHIVVLTLHQDFDYIQEALRLGAIDYIAKVQLEKEQFEHVLQRIHTRINGLTNTIRKMPSQNEINVHYQHVYALVSQDRKSEHKWPMEITAHEDEVRWEVERNSCMWAVHPSKEDQLFHQLKESLHQVPHGTLLVLSDVQERTWSQIKNWIMNYTDTSLFYAYNPNNQVITVSMNEDNTCLKEPQDEEMDRIKQSWFQTPWTHHDSYYNQLIDQFISLRLHKGQLMGLLYSIVMEWNHLFAQTTLGRIAMIHSFESWYEVEAWIKQTAASIQKADEQTSYSQEIIDAVKKAVMIVQNDLEHPYTASGLSQQLNISRSYFSQCFKDLMGKTFNEYSRFIRVEKSKEYLLNTNNTIFWIAERVGYTDEKYFSRIFRELTGLLPSEYRQLGRGNK, from the coding sequence ATGATTAAGGTATTAATTGTAGATGATGATAAGTTGGTGCGCAAAGGCATTAGCTCTGCGATGCCATGGAAAGAGTTCAGCATGGAGGTTGTAGGAGAGGCGAGTAACGGGGCGAAAGCACTGGATTTCCTGAAAACCCAACCGGTCGATCTGATGCTGACGGATCTTGCGATGCCCGTTATGTCAGGGATTGAACTGATGCGAGCTGCGAGGCAGCTCTATCCGGAACTTCACATCGTTGTGTTAACACTGCATCAGGATTTCGATTATATCCAGGAAGCACTCAGACTCGGAGCCATTGACTATATAGCCAAAGTCCAGCTGGAGAAAGAGCAATTTGAACATGTTCTGCAACGGATACATACCCGAATCAACGGGTTGACAAACACGATCAGAAAGATGCCTTCGCAGAATGAAATCAATGTCCATTATCAACATGTGTATGCACTTGTTTCACAGGATCGAAAATCAGAGCATAAGTGGCCAATGGAGATAACTGCGCATGAAGATGAGGTAAGGTGGGAGGTTGAGCGGAATAGCTGCATGTGGGCTGTTCACCCGTCGAAAGAGGATCAACTATTTCATCAATTGAAGGAATCGCTGCATCAAGTTCCCCATGGTACGTTGTTGGTTTTGTCTGATGTACAAGAGCGCACATGGTCACAGATCAAAAACTGGATTATGAATTATACAGATACGTCTTTATTCTATGCGTACAACCCCAATAACCAAGTCATTACCGTTTCGATGAATGAGGACAACACATGTTTAAAAGAACCGCAGGATGAAGAGATGGATCGGATTAAGCAAAGTTGGTTCCAGACACCATGGACCCACCACGACAGTTACTACAATCAACTCATTGACCAGTTTATATCATTACGATTACATAAAGGTCAGTTGATGGGATTGCTGTACTCGATCGTTATGGAATGGAACCACCTTTTTGCCCAAACTACGCTTGGAAGAATCGCCATGATACATTCTTTCGAGTCCTGGTACGAGGTTGAAGCATGGATCAAGCAGACAGCTGCAAGCATTCAAAAAGCAGATGAACAGACTTCGTATTCGCAGGAAATCATCGATGCCGTTAAGAAAGCGGTGATGATCGTGCAAAATGATTTGGAGCATCCCTATACAGCTTCAGGTCTGTCGCAACAACTTAACATCAGCCGAAGTTATTTCAGTCAATGTTTCAAAGATCTGATGGGCAAAACCTTTAATGAGTACTCCCGATTTATCCGGGTAGAGAAGTCCAAAGAATATTTGCTCAATACGAATAATACGATTTTCTGGATTGCGGAGCGAGTGGGGTATACGGATGAAAAGTATTTCAGCCGCATTTTCCGCGAACTGACCGGTCTTCTGCCAAGCGAATATCGGCAGCTGGGTAGGGGAAATAAATAG